TGGTTATAATTATAATGAAGCTGCTTGCAGGCTTGATTTAGTGTGTTCTCCCACAAGAGAATGCATTTATTATCCAGTGCTATTGAATTGACATTTAACGACTTTTTTGCTTTTACAAATAATATCTTGCGGGTCCAGCACATGCACAAAGTTATTTAAACACTCATTTAAAAAATTACTACTTATTTcatcgcaaaaaaaaaaaagaatactacTCATATGCAATcactaaaatatattttttcgtgATTCTTCATTTGTCATATTTCTATATTTTCATGTGTGTACTCTATTACATGTCTTATTCAACATTAATTTAAAttttcaaaatacaataaaatgtaaccCTGAATTTAAGTGACACCACATAGCTTTGggaacattttgtcattattttctaattgtattttttattatattatagtaataattgtattaatattGGGCTTTAGATAAACAAGACAAAGGCATCATTAATTCTCTTCAAATATTCGTATTGTCCAAATACAccatttcatgtgtgtgtgcgtgtgcgcgcacgcacatgcgtgcgtgcgtgtgtgaaacCCGCATAATATTTTGCTGAAAATGCTGATACATTTCTTTAACTGATTAGTTCTTCTGCTTCATGTTGTCTACAGAATACCCCCATTGGTCTTACCTTGTCGGTCGAATACTTCTTTTTTTACATCAAGGGAGACATACTGCCATGTTCCAACAGTACAAATCGGATGTCCCGGCAGTTTCCATGTGATGTCACTGGACTAGTGTTTGACtgtcaggaaaaaaaacttCAAAAAGCACCTAACGGGATAACCAGCAATGCCACTGTAGTAAATGTATCAAAAAATGAACTTCTGAAAATACAGGAATATAGGAATGTGTTTTCTCATCTGGAAAATCCCACTGAACTTAATCTTTCCCATGCAAAAAAGTACGGGCTGAAGGACGTCGACATCGATAAGGATGCTTTCAAAAATCTAACAAACTTGAAAATACTGAATTAAGCTACAATCTTCTGACTCATGTCCCCATTAGTCTTCCTTACAGTCTTACAATGATTTTTCTCAACAATAACAACATCCTGGTGCTCAATAATATGAGTTTTTCAGGTATAAGAAATGTGACACGATTCTTGCAAAGAAACGGCTGTTCTAGCAATAATTGCTCCAATCCAGTAAATATTGCAGATGACAGTTTTTCAGTTTTGACAAAGCCTAAGGTTCTGGACCTTTCCTCCAACATTTTAAGACATGTTCCAAGGGGACTACCAACAACGCTTACCAACCTGAAACTTAGTGCAACCAAATGCATTATATTTCTGAAGAGGACTTCAAAGAGCTCCATCACTTAAAAGAACGGACAATACATGGAAACTGCCCAAGATCTGGAAATGCTCCATATCCCTGTGTACCTTGCCCTAATATTTCTCTTGGAATCCATCCTATGGCGTTTATTGACCTTACCAAACTACGGAATTTGGATTTAGCTGGCAACTCCCGACAGAACTTAATGACTTTTGGTTTGAAAATCTCCAAGATCTGACAAAACTCTTTCTTCTCTTATCATTCAATCTTTTAAAAAGTGCCTTTCAGGGGGAACTTACGTGTTTTAGTAGTCTTTCAAAATTACAACATTTACATCTTTCGTTCAATTATGGACATAACACATACCCACAGACCGTTAAGCTGTCAAACAGTTTTTCAAAGCTTAGGTCGCTTCAAGTATTGCActtggtttgtttggtttttagAGAAATAGTATTTGATACTTTGAAACCTCTTGTTTCGCTCAAAAACCTTACTGAGCTATATCTAGGGACTAACTTTATTGTTCACTCTAATTCCACTATATTCAAAGAACTCCCACAGTTGAAAGTAATATTCCTATCAGAGAACAGACTGTATCCTGTCTCAGTAAGTACGGCTAACGCACCTGGACGGGGGGGAAATGTTAACGCAAACCTGATTTCTTCACCACAGCAAAGGTTCCCCCCTTTGCAGGTTGAAGCCTTTTAGAAGTTGAGCTCCATTGAATGGGACAGAATTCGTGTCGTTGCCTAATCTGACATATCTGGATCTATCATATAATAACATTGACTATGCCTTTAGCAATGCATTCCAAGAATTACAGAAGCTAAAGGTATTGGACATCAGTTTCAACGACCATTACTTTAAAGCCTATGGGATCACACATAATTTAGATTTTGTTAAAAATCTGCTTGTTCTTGAGATATTAAATATGAGCAATAATTGTATTCATACTTTAACTACCATATTTTTACAGAGTGAGTCATTAAACTAGCTTAGATTTGGACACAATGAGCTTGGGACTCTTTGAAAAGATGCATCGTATTTCAATCTGTTTACAAATCTCACTTATTTGACAATACTAGACATTTCTTCCAACAACATTGCTGCAATTCCTGATAAGGTTTACGATTCGTTACCACGGAATCTCACAGACATATTCATGAATGACATTAAACTAGAAGATTTCCACAACCTACAGAACCTAGATCTAAGTTACAATGCTATGACTTATGTACGAAGTGTTACCACCCATACTTTAATAACTCTGTATCTGGCTCATAATCAAATTGCACAACTGTCAAATGGATTTTTAGAGGGCGCCGTACAACTTTGAACCCTCTTGCTGAATTGCAACAGGCTGACTGTTATCAACCAGAGTACCTTCTTAAACAAAACCTAAACAAACCTTAAAAGTTGTCCCTACATGGGAACCCATTTCAATGCTCATGTGATGCACTGGATTTTATTATTTGGATTGAAAACAACAATGTCACAATCCAAGCCTGACCCCGATGTCTCATGTTTCTTATCCTACGGCCATCCTCAGGTGatgatttattttgattttgacCAGCACCACTAATCTCCATTCTCACGACTACCTTCATCGTTGTCACACGTCGATGGCAACGGTGGGCACACATCTTCTACTGGGACGCCTTCTACGCCTGTATTACCCTGAAGGCCGAATGGAAGGGCTATCGTTCTGCGGCGCCCTCACAAGACAAACGTGTACCGACGTCTTCGTGGACCCTATGACACAAAAGACCCTGGGTCTCAGATGTGGGTGCTGGAGACGCTGAGGCGTGAAGCTTTGAAGTTCGAGGGGGAAGAAGGCTGTTGTCCTTGTgtctggaggagctggactGGCCCCTCAGGCTTCCCGGTGATCGACAACCTCACCCAGAGCATTCGCTACAGCCGCAAGACCCTGTTTGTTGCTGACCAAGGCGATATGCCAAGACGGGGGTGTTCCGCTTGGCCATGTACCTGGCCACCAGCGGCTGCTGGATGAGAACCTGGACGTGATCGTGGTGCTGAGTTGGAGCGGTGCTGCAGAACTCCCACTTCCTGCatctgaggaggaggctgtgcGGGGAGAGTGTTGTGGAGTGGCCCAGGACTGCGGCCGCTGAGCCCTGGTTTTGGCAAGACCCTCAGGAATGTAGTCAGGGTGGACAACCAGACGATGTACACCAGCACTTACTCTAAGTACTTCACCTGCAGCCGGGAGAGAGACTGAAGCTGCAGCTTGGACGCTTTCCTCTTTTTCTGAATTACTTTTATGTTTAGTTACTTAAATGTACTTGTCGTTGTTGTAGGCTATTTTTGCAGTTATCTTTGTCAAAGTGATGCTTTTGAAATGATGTTCTTCATGGGTTGAATGCTATGATAATGTGTGTTAAAAATGAAACACTGAAACACTGAAACACAGCCTAGTTATAGGTCATGACTAATCTATGTACCATAAAAGGGAAGTAAAAGAACGCTTTCTTCCGCAATTTGGTTGATGATTCTATTTCGAGCAAGATGCTGCAGTGTGATTTAGTGTGTTCACTTCATCCACAAGAGAATACAGCTCTTATCCAGTGCTATTGAATTGACGTTTTAACGACCTTTTTACAAATTATATCTTGCGGGTCCACCACATTCACAATGGTGAGTTATTGAAacaatcattaaaaaaatgacTCATGTACAATCGTAAACTATATTTTGTGATTAATTTTCTATATTACATGTTTGTGAAAAATGTATTCCATGTCTTATTAaactttttatgttttattttgccaAATACAATGACAAAAGAAAATGTATCATCATTTTCAGCAAAATATTATATgggttacacacacgcacgcccagaATATGGTGTATTTTGACGATACAAATATTGGAACGGAATTAATGATTCCTTTTTATTGTCTATACAAagcataatattaatatattactataatatgatcaaaaatacaaataaaaatgattgACCAAATTTCCCAAAGCTCTGAAGTGTAACCGGAAATCATGGttatacattttcttttgtCATTGTATtttgcaaataaaaataaaaagtttaatAAGACACATATAAACCATGATTTCCGGTTACACTCAGAGCTTTGGGAAATTTGGTcaatcatttttatttgtatttttgatcatattatagtaatatattaatattatgctTTTGTATAGACAATAAAAAGGCATCATTAATTCGATCCAATATTTGTATCGTCAAAATACACCATATtctgggcgtgcgtgtgtgtaacccATATAATATTTTGCTGAAAATGATGATACATTTTCTTTCAGTGAATAATTCTTCAGCTCATGTTATCTACAGAATACGCCCATCTACTGGTCATTCCTTGTCGGTCGACTACTTCTGTTTTTACATCAAATGAGTCATACTGCCATGATCCAACACAGTACAAATTGGATGTCCCGGCAGTTTCCATGTGATTGTCACTGGACTAGTGTTTCTTTGTGAAGCAAAAAACTTAAACGAGTACCTGATGGGATAACCCAGCAATGCCACCAAAGTTAATTTGTCAAAAAACAATCTTCAGCAAATACCAGGGAATGCGTTTTCTCATCTGGAAAATCTCACTGAACTTAATCTTGTCCTCGCAAAAAAGAACGGGCTGAAGGACGTTGACATCGATAAGGATGCTTTCATGAATCTAACAAACTTGAAAATACTGTATTTAGGCTACAATCGTCTGACTCGTGTCCCCGGTATTCTTCCTCACAGTCTGACAACGATTTGGcttaacaacaacaatatccTGGTGATCAATAATATGAGTTTTTCTGGGATAAGAAATGTGACGCATTTATTCTTGCAAAGAAACGGCTGTTCTAGCAATAAATGCTCCAATCCAGTAAATATTTCAGACGACAGTTTTCCAGTTTTGACAAAACTTAAGGTTCTGGACCTTTCCTCCAACAGATTAAGACGTGTTCCAAAGGGACTACCAACAACGCTTACCAAGCTGGCACTTAGTAACAACCAAATACATTACATTTCTGAAGAGGACTTTAAAGAGCTCCATCACTTAAAAGCACTGACAATACATGGAAACTGCCCAAGATGTGGAAATGCTCCATTTCCCTGTGTAGCTTGCCCTAATATTTCTCTTGGAATCCATCCTAAGGTGTTTATTGACCTTACCGAACTACAGACGTTGGATTTAGCTGGCAACTCCCTGACACAACTTAATGACTTTTGGTTTGAAAATCTCCAAAATCTGACAAAACTCTCGCTATCATTCAATCTTTTACAAAATGCCATTCAGGGTGAACTTAAGTGTTTTAGTAGTCTTTCAAAATTAGAACATTTAGATCTGTCGTTCAATTATGGACGTAACTCATACCCAAAGACTGTTCAGCTGTCAAAGGGTTTTTCAAAACTTAGGTCGCTTCAAGTATTGCACTTGGTTGGATTAGTTTTTAGAGAAATAGAATTTGATACTTTGAAACCTCTTGTTTCGCTTAAAAACCTAACTGTGCTAAATCTAGGGACTAACTTTATTGTTCACTCTAATTCCACTATATTCAAAGAACTCCATCAGCTGAAAGGCATATTCCTATCAGAGAATAGACTGTATCCCGTTTCAGTAAGTACACCTAACCCACCTGGCCAGGGAGGTAACGTTGAAGCCGACCTGACTTTttcaccacacctggtggccgaCACGTTGAATTTTGGTAGTAGAATTTTGGCAAATCCAGAGTGTATCAAGGCAGGTCGTGCCCTTAGTTTTAGCTCAAATAATCTTTTCTTCATAACTCCGGAGCAATTTGAAGGCTATGATAATATCTCATGCCTTAACCTTTCAGGAAATGGGTTTTCATCTGCATTAAATGGGACAGAATTTGAGTCGTTGCCAAATCTGACATATTTGGATCTGTCATTTAATAAGATTGACTTGGCCTATAGACATGCATTCCAGGAATTACAGAAGCTAAAGGTATTGGACATCAGTTTCAATGACCACTACTTTAAAGCCTATGGGATCACACATAATTTAGATTTTGTTAAAAATCTGCCTGTTCTTGAGATATTAAATATGAGCAATAATTGTATTCATACTTTAACTACCAAAATGTTACAGAGTGAGTCATTAAATGAGCTTCGATTTGGACACAATGAGCTTGGGACTCTTTGGAAAGATGACTCGTATTTCAATCTGTTTACTAATCTCACTAATTTGAAAATACTAGACATTTCATCCAACAACATTGCTGAAATTCCTGataatatatatgttttgtTACCACGGCAGCTCACAACCCTGTTTATAAATTACAACAAACTCTCAGATTTTAATTGGACTAAACTAGAACATTTCAACAACCTCCAGAACCTCGATCTAAGTCACAATTATATTACTTATGTAAAAATCGTCACGTCCCAAACTTTAAGAACTCTTAATCTGGCTCATAATCAAATTGCACAACTGTCAAATGGATTTTTAGAGAGCGCCGTAAGCCTTACAACCCTCTCGCTGAACCACAACATGCTGACTGTTATCAACCAGACTAACTTCTTAACAAAACCTAAAAACTACCTTCAAACGTTGTCTTTACATAGAAATCCCTTTCAATGCTCATGTGACACACTGGATTTTATTCTGTGGATCGAAGACAACGATGTCACAATCCCAAACCTGACCACGGATGTCTACTGCTACGTATCATACGGCCATCGTCAGGTTATGATTTACTTTGAGTTTGACCAGTGTGTCAACAATACTCTGGCACTGCTGATCTCAGTTCTCACAACCACCTTCATCGTTGTCACCACGTCGATGGCAACGGTGGCACACATCTTCTACTGGGACACCTCCTACGTCCTGCGTTACCTGAAGGCCAAATGGAAGGGCTATCGTTCTTCGGCCTCGCAAGACAACGTGTACGAAGTCTTCGTGACATATGACACCAAAGACCCCTGGGTCTCGGAGTGGGTGCTGGAGTCGCTGAGGGagaagctggaggtggagggggagaaggtgtTGCGCTTATGTCTGGAGGAGCGGGACTGGCCCCTCGGCGTCCCGGTGATCGACAACCTCACCCAGAGCATTCGCTACAGCCGCAAGACCCTGTTTGTGCTGACCAAGGCGTACGCCAAGACGGGGGTGTTCCGCTTGGCCATGTACCTGGCCCACCAGCGGCTGCTGGATGAGAACCTGGACGTGATCGTGGTGCTGATGTTGGAGCCGGTGCTGCAGAACTCTCACTTCCTGCgtctgaggaggaggctgtgcGGGGAGAGTGTTTTGGAGTGGCCCAGGACTGCGGCCGCTGAGCCCTGGTTTTGGCAGAACCTCAGGAATGTAGTCAGGGTGGACAACCAGACGATGTACCCCAGCACTTACTCTCAGTACTTCACCTGCAGCCGGGAGAGAGACTGAAGCTGCAGCTTGgacatttttctctttttctgaaTTACTTTTATGTTAAGTTACTTAAATttacttgttgttgttgtaggctATTTTTGCAGTTATCTTTGTTGAGTGATGCTTTTGAACTGATCTTCTTTATGGGTTTAATTCTATGATAATGTGTGTTAATAATGAACCACTTTTAACCGCCTAGTTTTAGGTCATAGTGTTATCAGGCTTTGTTTTGCATTGCTGTTCTCTTGTGGTTTCAAAAGTTCCATAATAAAGGGCCTCTAAATTTCGAAATGAAGGTTGGCCTGAGGCTGAACCGTTGTCATTTTGGAAAGGTTGTTCAACTCTCAATACAATtcaaataattatataaagaCTTCTTTAaagaatataattaaaaaatagcCAATAGTTCCCGACACCAATGCTAAATGGAACTATTTTATCAATGACCTTTGGTGGCTTTCCATGCAGAAAGTGAATATTTGATGTGTTTATTAAATCAAAAAGCATAATACAATagaatctttctttctttgtcaaTTAAGTTATTATGTTACCTTTGATGAAAAACCATTTGATGTATTGTCATTATTGCTGTAATTATTTTAAGTGCTGAAGTAAAAATTTCCTCTTATCCCGTTAtgtttcttctttttcattttaattacaCTACAAGAGGCTCTAATAGTGAAAGGAAACTGTTGTCAATTAAACTACAAATGACTCAATTGAAGGCTTCCAAAGGTCCATGCTTTGTACCAGCGAACATTGTTTAGCAGTACATACATTTCCAAAAAAACATTACCCAGTCACACACCCTCTGCAAAGTCTACAGCTAAACTAAAACATAAAACGTAAGTAGATACTAAATGGGTTCTtactaaaacacaaacacccctcTCTGTTTTGCAATAATAAGGAAGTGAACTTTTGATCGGTGTACACTAAGACACATTGTTGCCACATTCAAGTGATGATTTACTTTGAGTTTAACCAGTGtgtcaacaacacacacgcatacttgACATCTCTGAGGACAACCCTAACTTCATTCCCCGTGAGGTGCTCCATAACATGCCAGAAGGACTACCCAACCTATACATTAGAAAAAATATGCTCACCAAATTTTTCTGGGGAGAATAGACAAGTTGACTTTGTTGAGGATTTTAGATCTAAGTGGGAACCGTCTCACAAGAGTTCCCATGGTCCTTTCAGGAAACCAGATAGAAAAATCGCTCCCCTGATTTCCTGAAGTTTGCATTCAGCTTAAAGTATCTGAATCTCAGCTTCAACAAACTAAAATACATGGAACACTCCAGTCTCCCTGATAACATTGTGAATAATACGGACATGCTCCTCCTACACAACAACATATTCACCTGCAACTGCAACACCACTTGGTTCATTAAGTGGCTCACAGCACCACAGTCACcatcccccttctggccacagACGTGACCTGCGACACCCCGGTGGCCCAGCGAGGTTGCTTGGTCCTCACGGTGGACATGCTGGCCTGCCAGTACCACTACCTGTCCCTTGTGCTCTACATCCTGCTGACATCCACGCTGCTCGTCTTCGTCACCCTAGCCATCTCCAGCCACCTCTTCCTCTGGGACGTCTGGTACATCTACCACTTCTGCGTGGCCAAACTCAGAGGCTACGGCCGCCAGCCCTCGTCGCAGAGCTGCCCGTACGACGCGTTCGTGGTGTACGAGAAGAAGGACCCGGCGGTGAGCGAATGGGTGATGAACGAGCTGTGCGTTCAGCTGGAGGAGCGGGGGGACTGGCCCCTCCGGCTGTGTCTGGAGGAGCGGGACTGGATCCCTGGGTGTCCGGTGGTGGACAACCTGTGCCAGAGCATCCATCAGAGCAAGAGGACGGTGTTCGTCCTCACCAACCGCGATGTGAAGAGCGGGAACTTCAAGACGGCGTTCTACAAGGCGCACCAGCGGCTCATGGATGAgaagtagggatgggaattgataagaatttcacgattccgattctcttatcgattctcattgggtgagaaaataaggacaaatgtgtttgtttgtattaaatctcattaatatctgatcagaagagcgtctagtattaggaaattgtacattttcacatcaattggtctagacaaaaaaatatatgtgtggctttttaagcccaaatgccatcattatgtgccaaaaaactaaaaacacagactgaaaacagtcaagtaagagcttgtgtCTTTTGGCAGGGCCGTCCCTGGGCATAGGCAGTATAGGCGAATGCTACGGACGCATCCATcagcagggggcgccaaaaatatgggatcttttattttttggatCCTGTATTCATCTAACTTTAACTTCAATGTTTATGTTTCTTAATACCAATAGTTatgtcaaaataaatattagataacataacataacccccccccccacagactcTACCTGAATCGGGAGGTTGGTAGGGGCGAGTTACCTTAATTACCCACT
The window above is part of the Gadus morhua chromosome 20, gadMor3.0, whole genome shotgun sequence genome. Proteins encoded here:
- the LOC115533267 gene encoding toll-like receptor 8, whose protein sequence is MNLTNLKILYLGYNRLTRVPGILPHSLTTIWLNNNNILVINNMSFSGIRNVTHLFLQRNGCSSNKCSNPVNISDDSFPVLTKLKVLDLSSNRLRRVPKGLPTTLTKLALSNNQIHYISEEDFKELHHLKALTIHGNCPRCGNAPFPCVACPNISLGIHPKVFIDLTELQTLDLAGNSLTQLNDFWFENLQNLTKLSLSFNLLQNAIQGELKCFSSLSKLEHLDLSFNYGRNSYPKTVQLSKGFSKLRSLQVLHLVGLVFREIEFDTLKPLVSLKNLTVLNLGTNFIVHSNSTIFKELHQLKGIFLSENRLYPVSVSTPNPPGQGGNVEADLTFSPHLVADTLNFGSRILANPECIKAGRALSFSSNNLFFITPEQFEGYDNISCLNLSGNGFSSALNGTEFESLPNLTYLDLSFNKIDLAYRHAFQELQKLKVLDISFNDHYFKAYGITHNLDFVKNLPVLEILNMSNNCIHTLTTKMLQSESLNELRFGHNELGTLWKDDSYFNLFTNLTNLKILDISSNNIAEIPDNIYVLLPRQLTTLFINYNKLSDFNWTKLEHFNNLQNLDLSHNYITYVKIVTSQTLRTLNLAHNQIAQLSNGFLESAVSLTTLSLNHNMLTVINQTNFLTKPKNYLQTLSLHRNPFQCSCDTLDFILWIEDNDVTIPNLTTDVYCYVSYGHRQVMIYFEFDQCVNNTLALLISVLTTTFIVVTTSMATVAHIFYWDTSYVLRYLKAKWKGYRSSASQDNVYEVFVTYDTKDPWVSEWVLESLREKLEVEGEKVLRLCLEERDWPLGVPVIDNLTQSIRYSRKTLFVLTKAYAKTGVFRLAMYLAHQRLLDENLDVIVVLMLEPVLQNSHFLRLRRRLCGESVLEWPRTAAAEPWFWQNLRNVVRVDNQTMYPSTYSQYFTCSRERD